The genomic window TATTAGTCACGATTGGCGATATTACGGATATGGACGTAGACGCGATAGTGAACGCCGCTAACACGGACCTCCTCCTCGGGAGCGGTGTTGCGGGCTCGATAAGGAGGAAAGGCGGGCCGTCCATACAGGCGGAATGCGACAGGCTCGCCCCTATACCCTTGGGCGAGGCTGCGGTCACGGGGGGAGGGGCTCTTAAGGCCCGTTACGTCATACACGCGGCCGGCATGCGCCCTGGCGGCGAGGTCGGGGAGGAATCGCTCATTTACGCTACCAGGAACAGCCTCAGGAGGGCCGACGAATTGTCTCTCCATTCGATTGCTTTTCCAGCGATAGGAACGGGTGTAGGGGGCTTTCCGGTAGAGGAGTGCGCACGGATTATGATAAGTACGGTTACGGACTATCTTGCGAACGAAGATACTTCGATCGAGAAAATATACTTCGTCCTTTTCGACGAGCCCGCGTTCAGGTTCTTCGAAAAGGTGCTAGGCGGCGGGGGGGACGCTTAATCGGGCATGCAGCTCCACGCACAAGACGGCACGATCGGTGAATTGGAGAAACTCCTCAAGTTGAGGAACCCCGTAAAGATTGCGGATGAAGGGGGGTTCGTTCACGCAGCCGTAATGATGATATTGAACGAGGGCACTGGCGGTCTCTCCATGCTTTTCATCAAGAGGCCGGAGAGTGATATCGACGCCTTCTCCGGGCATATGGCTTTTCCCGGAGGAAAGTTGAAGGAAGGAGACGAAAGCAAGCTCGACACCGCAATACGGGAGACTTACGAGGAGCTCGGGATCGACCTTTATACGAGCGGCAGGGTGTTAGGAGAGCTCGACGACATAAATCCTTATAACCCCCGCGCGGAAAATTACATAGTCACCCCTTTCCTTTCGACCCTGAAGGAGGAGGTCCCGATAGTGCCCAATCTCTACGAGGTCGAGGCTTCGGTCTGGGTCCCCGTCAAGCACCTTAAGGACGAAAGGAATTTCACGGTCAGGTTAAGGGAGAGGGACGGGGTATTGGTCGAAGATTACGTATATAGTTTCGAGAAATACATTATATGGGGAATGACGGGCAGGATAGTTCACGGATTCCTTTCCTTTTCCTCCCATCTTTTCTGAATTTCTGGATTTTCATACCCTCTGGTGATAGACTTCAGACAAAGATATATAATGTATACAGGGAGATAATAATGCGGGGTGTAAACAAAGTAATATTGATCGGCAATCTGGGGCGCGACCCGGAAATCAGGTACACGACGAGCGGACAGGCCGTTGCAAATTTCACGATAGCGACCACGGAAGGGCGTACGAACAAGGAAGGGGAGAAGCAGGAATATACCGAGTGGCACCGCATTGTCGCGTGGGGGCGGCTGGCTGAGATTTGCGGAGAGTATCTCTCGAAGGGGAAGATGATATACGTGGAGGGATCGATCAGGACGCGATCCTGGGAAGATAAAGAAGGCAAGACGAGATGGACGACCGAAATAGTGGCGAAAAACATGCAGATGCTGAGTCCGGCCGGGGGTAAGGCGGAGCCTTCCTCGGGCAGGGAGGAGCGGGTGCCGGAAGATTTCGATATCGATGAGGACGCATTCGGCTCCGATGACGATATACCGTTTTAAATTCGCTTCTCAACCGGTTAGTTAGCGGCCGTTTCCGTCATCGCAACCGTTCGGATACGGTCTAGTTAGCGGAATCTGAATACCATATGAATAAAACGATTATTAAAAGAGTTGAAAAACCCTGGGGATATGAATTGTGGTGGGCTCATACGGACAAGTACGTCGGAAAGATCCTCCACATAAACAAAGGGGAGAGTCTCAGCTATCAGTACCACGAAGTCAAAGACGAATCGCTCTATCTGTACAGCGGGAATATGCTGCTGGATTATCATGAAGAGGGCGGGGAAAAAGAAACCCTCACGCTCTCGTCCGGAAGCTCCGTCAGAATAAGGCCATACACCAAACACAGGATGACCGCGCTTGAGGATTGTGAAGTATTCGAAGTCTCTACCCCTGAGATCGATGATATAGTTAGGATCGAAGACAGATACGGGAGGTCTTGAGGCGGTATATGAGCGTAGCGGCGGTCATTCTTGCGGCCGGCATCGGAAAAAGAATGAAATCAGGCACCCCGAAGGTCCTCCACCCGGTACTGGGCAGGCCGATGCTGAGCTACGTCCTGGACGCGGTCAGGGGAATTTCACCGAAAAAGATAGTCGTTGTCGTGGGCCACGGAAGGGACGATGTCAAGGAGTCCCTCGGCTCAAACGGCGTTCACTTCGCCGAGCAGAAAACACAGCTCGGGACGGGTCACGCCGCCAATTGCGCCCGCGGGGAGCTTGCGGGTTTCAAGGGAAATATTTTGATTCTTAACGGAGACTTCCCGCTCATAACCTCGAAGTCGCTTAATAGCCTTGTTAAAAAACATATACACGAGAGGGCTGACGTTTCGTTCCTCACAGCCAATGTGGCCAGTCCTTCCGGCTACGGAAGGGTTCTTAGGAACGGTAACGGAGAGGTCGAAAAGATAGTAGAGGAGAAAGACGCTTCCCTGGGGGAAAAGAAAATCGCGGAGATCAACTCGGGGACTTACTGCGTTAAGGCGGGGTTTCTATGGGACTCCCTCCGCTCCATAAGTTCGGGAAACAGACAGAAGGAGTACTATCTTACGGATATGATCGAAATAGCGAGAAAGCGCTCGCGCAGGGTTCTGGGGGTATTGGCGCGTGACCCGAGCGAGGCCCTCGGAGTTAACGACAGGGTCCAGATGTCGGAGGTCGAGGCGCTGCTAAGGAAAAGGATCAACGATTCTCTTATGCGTGCGGGCGTTACCATGGTCGACCCCGGTACGACGTTTATCTCGCCTGACGTAAGGATCGGACCCGACACCGTTATATACCCGAATACCTATATCTACGGTAAAACGGTCATCGGCAGGGGTTCCTCGATCGGCCCCGGCGCCTGGATCGAAGACTCCGCGCTCGGAAACGGTGTCACAGTCAGGCTATCGTCCTACATTTCGGGATCCGTCATAGGAGACAATGTAACCGTGGGTCCATTCGCGCACTTGAGGCCCGGGGCCGAGATACTGGACAGTGCGAAGATAGGGAATTTCGTCGAGATAAAAAAGTCCAGGATCGGGAGAGGCTCCAAAGTCCCCCATCTCTCATATGTGGGCGACGCAGTCATCGGGAAGGATGTGAATATAGGGGCGGGTACGGTCACATGTAACTACGACGGGTTCCGGAAGCACGAGACCGTCATAGACGACGGCGTCTTCATAGGCAGCGATACCATGCTGGTCGCGCCTGTAAAGGTCGGCAGGGGAGCCACCACCGGTGCTGGCTCTACGATTACGAAAGACGTACCCGAGGGCGCGCTCGCGATAGGGCGCGCAAGACAGACCGTGATTGAGAACTGGAGCAGAAAGCCGAGGGAGGGGAAAGGGAAGAAATAGATGTGCGGGATAGTAGGCTACGTCGGAAATCAGAAAAAAACGCTTGACGTGCTCCTGGAAGGCCTCTCTAGGCTCGAGTACAGGGGATACGATTCGTCCGGGATCGCGCTCATGGAAGGGGGGCGACCCAGGGTATTCAAAAGCACCGGCAAGCTGGCCAATCTCAAGAAAAAGATAGGGAAGCACCCGCTAGAGGGGCTTCTCGGTATAGGACACACGAGATGGGCGACCCACGGCGATGCGACCGAGAAGAACGCGCACCCGCACGTCTCGGCTGGGACGTCGGTCGTGCACAACGGGATTATAGAGAACCACTCGGAGCTCAAGAGCGAGCTCGTTAAAAAGGGCTACAAGTTCTATTCCGACACCGATACGGAGGTGCTCGCTCATCTCATCGAGAGCTGCTGCGGTCCTGAGGTACCGTTCGAGGACGCCGTAAGGGCGGCCTTCAGGAGTGTGGAAGGGTCATACGCCGTAGCCGTCATATCGGACAGGGCGCCCGATAAAGTTATCGCGACGAGAAAGTTCTCGCCCCTTATCGTGGCCGTCGGCGATCACGAAAACTATCTCGCGTCCGACGTGCCGGCGATCCTGCCTTACTGCAGGAACGTAATATTCCTCGAAGACGGCGACGTCGCGGTGCTCGAGAAGAACGGCGTCAGAATTACGGACCTCTACGGCGAGAGCGTAGAGAGGGCCGTACAGACTATCAATTGGGACCCTGTTTCGGTTGAAAAATGCGGATACCGCCACTTCATGATAAAGGAAATCCACGAGCAGCCTCAGGCCGTGCTCGATACGATGAGGGGCAGGTTTTCCGAAGAGTCGGGTGAGGTCTTTTTCGAGGGTTTCGAAGGCTATCCTTATAAAGACGTCAACCGGATAGTCGCGCTTGCCTGCGGCACGTCTTACCACGCGTCCCTCATAGGCAAGCACATGATCGAGGCGATAGCCCGGATCCCGGTACAGGTGGAGATTGCGTCCGAATTCCGCTACAGGAATCCGATCATCGACAAGAACACCCTCGCAATCGCTGTCTCGCAGTCTGGCGAAACGGCCGATACGTCGGAAGCACTGTTTGAGGCCAGGGCCTCAGGCGCAAAGACACTCGGCATAACGAACGTGCTCATGAGCAAGATCGCAAGGGACGCGGAAAAGGTCATCTATACTCATGCGGGCCCCGAGATCGGCGTAGCGTCGACCAAAGCCTTTACCACACAGCTCATCGCCTTCTACCTTTTGTCGGTTTACCTCGGCAGGATTAAGAAACAGATCGACAAGAACGGCTCACTTGAGCTCATCAGAGACGCAATAAGACTGCCACAGCTCATTCAGATGACGCTCAGGCTCGATGACGAAATCAAGGACCTGGCCAAGGATTACTTCCATTACAGAAACTTCCTCTACCTCGGACGAGGGATCAGTTATCCGGTCGCATTTGAAGGCGCTCTCAAGCTGAAAGAGGTCTCCTACATACACGCCGAAGGGTATGCTGCCGGAGAGATGAAGCACGGCCCCATCGCGCTTATAGACGATGAGATGCCGGTCGTTCTCATAGCGCCCAACGACGGCATTACTTACAAGAAGATACTCGGCAATCTTCAGGAAGTGAGGGCGCGCCGGGGGAAAGTAATATTTCTCACGTCCGATACCTCGCCCGACGAGCTCAGGGGGAACGTCGACCGGGTCATAGAGATACCCGCGAGCAATTATCTCCTGAGCCCCCTCATATCCGTCATCCCGCTCCAGCTCCTCGCCTATCACATAGCCGTGCTCAAAGGGACGGACGTCGACCAGCCGAGGAACCTCGCCAAGGTCGTCACCGTCGAGTAAAGAGACGTCTCCGCTGCTATGCCTGTGCAGATTCCGGACTTCGGAACCGCTATTCTTCGTTCCTCGTTTTCAAACGCTATAATATCTGGTAGATTTACCGGCTTCTTGCAGTATTAACCGAAAAATAAAGGGGTCGCGATTGCAATGAAAGTGCTTGTTGTCGGTTCAGGCGGCAGGGAACACGCCTTGTGCTGGAAAATAAGGCAGAGTCCGCTCGTTAAGACACTCTTCTGCGCCCCCGGAAATCCGGGCATTTCAAGACACGCCGAGTGCGTCGATATCAAGGTATCCGACATAGAGGGGCTACTCAGGTTTGCGAGGGCCGAGGAAATAGACCTCACCGTCGTCGGCCCCGAGTTCCCGCTATCCCTCGGTATCGCCGACAGGTTCAACGAAGAGGGGCTCGCGGTCTTCGGTCCTTCGAGAGCTGCATCCGAGATCGAGACGAGCAAGGTGTTCTCAAAAAACCTGATGAGAAAATACGGAATTCCCACGGCTTTCTTTTCGGCGTTCGACGACTTCGAGCAGGCGGTCGAATGGGTGAAGGAGGTAAAGCCCCCTCTCGTTATAAAGGCAGACGGGCTCGCTTCGGGTAAAGGCGTATTCATATGCAGGACGGAAACCGAGGCCGTGGAAGTCCTGGACGATATTATGAGGCGGAAGATATTCGGCGATTCGGGCGACAGGGTCGTAATAGAGGAGTTCCTCTCGGGTGAGGAGGCATCATTTTTCGCCGTTACGGACGGGACGAATGTGCTTCCCCTCGAGTCCTGCCAGGATCATAAAGCCCTTCTCGACGGCGACC from Thermodesulfobacteriota bacterium includes these protein-coding regions:
- a CDS encoding CoA pyrophosphatase codes for the protein MQLHAQDGTIGELEKLLKLRNPVKIADEGGFVHAAVMMILNEGTGGLSMLFIKRPESDIDAFSGHMAFPGGKLKEGDESKLDTAIRETYEELGIDLYTSGRVLGELDDINPYNPRAENYIVTPFLSTLKEEVPIVPNLYEVEASVWVPVKHLKDERNFTVRLRERDGVLVEDYVYSFEKYIIWGMTGRIVHGFLSFSSHLF
- the purD gene encoding phosphoribosylamine--glycine ligase produces the protein MKVLVVGSGGREHALCWKIRQSPLVKTLFCAPGNPGISRHAECVDIKVSDIEGLLRFARAEEIDLTVVGPEFPLSLGIADRFNEEGLAVFGPSRAASEIETSKVFSKNLMRKYGIPTAFFSAFDDFEQAVEWVKEVKPPLVIKADGLASGKGVFICRTETEAVEVLDDIMRRKIFGDSGDRVVIEEFLSGEEASFFAVTDGTNVLPLESCQDHKALLDGDQGPNTGGMGAYSPAPVITPELAQEIMRLIIIPTVRALKEEGREYKGVLYAGLMIEGGEPRVLEYNCRFGDPETQPLMMRMDSDIVPVLSAVAGRGLSGEKVEWKDEASVCVVLASKGYPGDYKRGAVITGLDVVDGMDDVVAFHSGTSFANGGIVTDGGRVLGITALGRTIPEAINLAYQAVGKVNCDSLCYRTDIGKKALRHVILTEPIGRLKGKES
- a CDS encoding single-stranded DNA-binding protein gives rise to the protein MRGVNKVILIGNLGRDPEIRYTTSGQAVANFTIATTEGRTNKEGEKQEYTEWHRIVAWGRLAEICGEYLSKGKMIYVEGSIRTRSWEDKEGKTRWTTEIVAKNMQMLSPAGGKAEPSSGREERVPEDFDIDEDAFGSDDDIPF
- the glmS gene encoding glutamine--fructose-6-phosphate transaminase (isomerizing), which gives rise to MCGIVGYVGNQKKTLDVLLEGLSRLEYRGYDSSGIALMEGGRPRVFKSTGKLANLKKKIGKHPLEGLLGIGHTRWATHGDATEKNAHPHVSAGTSVVHNGIIENHSELKSELVKKGYKFYSDTDTEVLAHLIESCCGPEVPFEDAVRAAFRSVEGSYAVAVISDRAPDKVIATRKFSPLIVAVGDHENYLASDVPAILPYCRNVIFLEDGDVAVLEKNGVRITDLYGESVERAVQTINWDPVSVEKCGYRHFMIKEIHEQPQAVLDTMRGRFSEESGEVFFEGFEGYPYKDVNRIVALACGTSYHASLIGKHMIEAIARIPVQVEIASEFRYRNPIIDKNTLAIAVSQSGETADTSEALFEARASGAKTLGITNVLMSKIARDAEKVIYTHAGPEIGVASTKAFTTQLIAFYLLSVYLGRIKKQIDKNGSLELIRDAIRLPQLIQMTLRLDDEIKDLAKDYFHYRNFLYLGRGISYPVAFEGALKLKEVSYIHAEGYAAGEMKHGPIALIDDEMPVVLIAPNDGITYKKILGNLQEVRARRGKVIFLTSDTSPDELRGNVDRVIEIPASNYLLSPLISVIPLQLLAYHIAVLKGTDVDQPRNLAKVVTVE
- the glmU gene encoding bifunctional UDP-N-acetylglucosamine diphosphorylase/glucosamine-1-phosphate N-acetyltransferase GlmU, yielding MSVAAVILAAGIGKRMKSGTPKVLHPVLGRPMLSYVLDAVRGISPKKIVVVVGHGRDDVKESLGSNGVHFAEQKTQLGTGHAANCARGELAGFKGNILILNGDFPLITSKSLNSLVKKHIHERADVSFLTANVASPSGYGRVLRNGNGEVEKIVEEKDASLGEKKIAEINSGTYCVKAGFLWDSLRSISSGNRQKEYYLTDMIEIARKRSRRVLGVLARDPSEALGVNDRVQMSEVEALLRKRINDSLMRAGVTMVDPGTTFISPDVRIGPDTVIYPNTYIYGKTVIGRGSSIGPGAWIEDSALGNGVTVRLSSYISGSVIGDNVTVGPFAHLRPGAEILDSAKIGNFVEIKKSRIGRGSKVPHLSYVGDAVIGKDVNIGAGTVTCNYDGFRKHETVIDDGVFIGSDTMLVAPVKVGRGATTGAGSTITKDVPEGALAIGRARQTVIENWSRKPREGKGKK
- a CDS encoding cupin gives rise to the protein MNKTIIKRVEKPWGYELWWAHTDKYVGKILHINKGESLSYQYHEVKDESLYLYSGNMLLDYHEEGGEKETLTLSSGSSVRIRPYTKHRMTALEDCEVFEVSTPEIDDIVRIEDRYGRS
- a CDS encoding macro domain-containing protein, yielding MGADRRILVTIGDITDMDVDAIVNAANTDLLLGSGVAGSIRRKGGPSIQAECDRLAPIPLGEAAVTGGGALKARYVIHAAGMRPGGEVGEESLIYATRNSLRRADELSLHSIAFPAIGTGVGGFPVEECARIMISTVTDYLANEDTSIEKIYFVLFDEPAFRFFEKVLGGGGDA